The following coding sequences are from one Rathayibacter sp. SW19 window:
- a CDS encoding DNA-formamidopyrimidine glycosylase family protein, with protein sequence MPEGDSVYRLARRLDAALAGAMLTGCDIRVPEYATVDLTGERIDEVVSRGKHILIRVGDHTVHSHLKMEGMWQLYRPGERWKRPAFQARIVLTTTGWQAVGFELGMLGVLPRDREVAVVGHLGPDLLGPDWDAGEATRRLAAHPSESISVALLDQRNLAGLGNEYVAELCFLRGMLPTRLVRDADLLKTVALAHRLIVANKDRAVRTTTGDLRPGSTSWVYRRENQPCRRCGARIRRGQLGSGEGEAANLTPEMGLPETVTPGTDTPGTGTSGMRIGDRQIRAIYVCPFCQS encoded by the coding sequence ATGCCAGAGGGTGACTCGGTCTACCGTCTGGCCCGCCGCCTCGACGCCGCGCTTGCCGGCGCCATGCTGACCGGATGCGATATCCGGGTTCCTGAGTACGCCACCGTCGACCTGACCGGCGAGCGCATCGACGAAGTGGTCAGCCGGGGCAAGCACATCCTGATCCGCGTCGGAGATCACACGGTTCACAGCCATCTGAAGATGGAGGGGATGTGGCAGCTCTACCGGCCGGGCGAACGCTGGAAACGGCCCGCATTTCAAGCCAGGATCGTGCTGACCACCACCGGGTGGCAGGCTGTCGGCTTCGAGCTCGGCATGCTCGGCGTGCTGCCTCGCGACCGCGAGGTCGCCGTCGTCGGCCATCTGGGTCCTGATCTGCTCGGCCCGGATTGGGATGCCGGTGAGGCGACTCGGCGACTCGCCGCCCACCCGAGTGAATCGATCTCCGTCGCACTGCTCGACCAGCGCAATCTCGCCGGGCTCGGAAATGAATACGTAGCTGAACTCTGCTTTCTCCGCGGGATGCTGCCGACCCGGCTCGTGCGCGACGCAGACCTGCTCAAGACGGTCGCCCTCGCCCATCGCCTGATCGTCGCGAACAAGGACCGGGCCGTTCGCACGACGACCGGCGACCTGCGGCCTGGCAGCACGAGCTGGGTCTATCGCCGCGAGAACCAACCGTGCCGGCGTTGCGGCGCGCGCATCCGCAGAGGCCAGCTGGGCAGCGGCGAGGGCGAGGCCGCGAACCTCACACCGGAGATGGGCCTGCCGGAGACAGTCACCCCCGGGACAGACACCCCCGGGACTGGCACCTCCGGCATGCGCATCGGCGACCGGCAAATTCGCGCGATCTATGTCTGCCCGTTCTGCCAGAGTTAG
- a CDS encoding DUF6325 family protein yields the protein MTLGPVEILTLVFPGNKFSGEIIPELSRLVDTETITIIDGLFVTSNDRGETTYLEFDELGANNDATVLNSVIDHIEGLISDEDVEALTSGLQPGDSAAILVFEHTWAKGLREAVVNSGGIQRDSVRVPASVVAEVTAAIAAAE from the coding sequence ATGACCCTGGGCCCCGTCGAGATTCTGACCCTCGTTTTCCCCGGCAACAAGTTCTCCGGCGAGATCATCCCGGAACTGTCCCGGTTGGTGGATACCGAGACAATCACGATCATCGACGGTCTGTTCGTGACCTCAAACGACCGGGGTGAAACGACGTACCTCGAGTTCGACGAGCTAGGCGCCAACAATGACGCCACCGTGCTGAACAGTGTCATCGACCACATCGAGGGTCTCATCTCGGACGAGGACGTCGAGGCGCTCACTTCGGGCCTGCAGCCAGGAGACTCCGCCGCCATCCTGGTGTTCGAGCACACCTGGGCGAAGGGGCTGCGCGAAGCCGTGGTCAATTCCGGAGGCATCCAACGGGACAGCGTTCGGGTGCCAGCATCGGTCGTTGCAGAAGTCACTGCGGCGATTGCCGCCGCCGAATAG
- a CDS encoding DUF1214 domain-containing protein, which yields MSTHVNADNFVRAENDRMMADLSRDAGGVNTFLHNRQPAAIDRQTVIRLNRDTLYSFAVVDISAGATLTLPEHGERYLSAMVVNQDHFVNATYHDAGKYELTVAEFGTPYVVVAIRTLVDPADASDIAAVAVLQDQIALTAGSSVPFAYPDYDTKSFDATRNALLALAAELSGFDKMFGSRDEVDPVRHLIGTAAGWGGLPSAEASYVGVNPQVPEGRYELTLANVPVDGFWSVSVYNQAGYFEPNAADSYTVNDITAESNSDGSVTVHFGDFPDGTPNAIPTPAGWNFLIRLYRPREEILDGSWQVPELTPIE from the coding sequence ATGTCGACACACGTGAATGCGGACAATTTCGTTCGAGCGGAAAACGATCGAATGATGGCCGACTTGAGTCGGGATGCCGGCGGAGTGAACACATTTCTGCATAACCGTCAGCCTGCGGCGATCGATCGGCAGACGGTGATCCGGCTCAATCGTGACACTCTGTACAGTTTCGCTGTAGTAGACATCAGCGCCGGGGCGACGCTTACGCTTCCCGAACACGGTGAACGCTACCTCTCCGCAATGGTGGTGAATCAAGACCATTTCGTCAACGCTACCTATCACGACGCGGGCAAATATGAGTTGACAGTTGCCGAGTTCGGCACGCCCTATGTGGTGGTCGCAATCCGCACGCTAGTTGACCCGGCCGACGCATCAGATATTGCGGCGGTCGCCGTACTTCAGGACCAAATCGCGTTGACCGCTGGATCGTCTGTGCCCTTCGCATATCCGGATTACGACACGAAGAGCTTCGACGCGACACGCAACGCGCTCCTGGCCCTCGCCGCTGAGCTGAGCGGATTCGACAAGATGTTCGGGTCGAGAGACGAAGTCGATCCCGTTCGCCACCTGATCGGAACCGCGGCGGGATGGGGTGGCCTGCCCAGCGCTGAAGCATCCTATGTCGGGGTCAACCCGCAGGTGCCCGAAGGGCGTTACGAATTGACCCTCGCCAATGTTCCCGTCGACGGATTCTGGTCCGTGTCGGTTTACAACCAGGCGGGTTACTTCGAGCCCAATGCGGCCGATTCCTACACGGTAAACGACATCACGGCCGAATCGAATTCCGACGGATCGGTCACTGTGCACTTCGGCGACTTCCCCGACGGCACCCCCAACGCAATCCCGACTCCGGCGGGCTGGAACTTCCTCATTCGCCTTTACCGGCCACGGGAGGAGATCCTCGACGGAAGCTGGCAGGTGCCCGAGCTGACACCGATAGAGTAG
- a CDS encoding aminoglycoside phosphotransferase family protein yields MDTPEADIAVDAQLVARLIQAQHPDLTGPLRLVANGWDNALFRLGDTLCVRIPRRSVAAGLALNEQRWLPEFARRVSVPIPVPVRIGLPSDLYPWPWSICPWFDGIPASDASASDRAALADDLAEFITQLHTPAPEGVAPFNRVRGVPLPTRSPAVLDRLKSGAIPHSTELRALWNMLSAAPAWIGPTLWLHGDLHPANLLLDDNLPHRAATRQHSYAAQPAQPAQPERGGRPLRAVLDFGDLTAGDPATDLAAAWLVFDEEGRAAFRAGLAERAGGSQFALASLGDDTWARARGWALSMATAMAAHSDDNPRMAAVGAHAIEQVLLGG; encoded by the coding sequence ATGGACACCCCAGAAGCAGACATCGCCGTGGATGCCCAACTGGTCGCGCGCTTGATTCAGGCACAGCATCCCGACCTGACCGGGCCACTGCGCCTCGTCGCGAACGGCTGGGACAACGCACTCTTCCGTCTCGGCGACACCCTGTGCGTGCGCATTCCCCGGCGCAGCGTGGCAGCCGGACTCGCTCTGAACGAACAGCGTTGGCTGCCTGAATTCGCCCGGCGCGTGAGCGTGCCGATCCCGGTGCCCGTTCGCATCGGGCTGCCCAGTGATCTCTACCCGTGGCCGTGGAGCATCTGTCCGTGGTTCGACGGCATCCCGGCATCGGATGCGTCCGCCAGCGACCGCGCAGCGCTCGCCGACGATCTGGCCGAGTTCATCACGCAACTTCACACGCCCGCGCCGGAAGGGGTGGCGCCGTTCAATCGCGTGCGCGGCGTACCGCTTCCGACTCGATCTCCTGCCGTACTCGACCGTCTAAAAAGTGGGGCGATCCCGCATTCCACCGAATTGCGCGCACTGTGGAACATGCTCTCTGCAGCACCGGCGTGGATCGGACCGACCCTGTGGCTGCACGGCGACCTGCACCCGGCGAATCTGTTGCTCGACGACAACCTGCCCCACAGAGCTGCCACCCGGCAGCACTCATACGCCGCGCAGCCCGCGCAGCCCGCGCAGCCCGAGCGTGGTGGACGCCCCCTGCGCGCCGTGCTTGATTTCGGCGATTTGACGGCCGGAGACCCGGCGACGGATCTCGCTGCAGCGTGGCTCGTCTTCGACGAAGAAGGTCGGGCGGCATTCCGCGCCGGCCTAGCCGAACGCGCAGGTGGCTCGCAATTCGCGCTTGCTTCGCTCGGCGACGACACCTGGGCTCGTGCCCGAGGTTGGGCACTGAGCATGGCGACGGCAATGGCTGCGCACTCCGACGACAATCCGCGGATGGCCGCGGTCGGCGCCCACGCAATCGAGCAGGTACTTCTGGGAGGCTGA
- a CDS encoding class I adenylate-forming enzyme family protein, which yields MSITENARAESGIAQRNTEYDPSALQSVFESHFTYAAAFERNTHRYGKRTAITDPPTGRSWTYAELGQVTGNLVAGLAARGVGVGDIIAYQLMNTPEFAFLYVAAQGLRAVSSPMNFRLAPAETAHILNDSKPVVFVYDTAARADVSAALGLATHAPRILAGVGAGELIPGSIHFDELLADDAPSFRAPEGASVWDETSRLYTSGTTGMPKAVPLTSLNEVLTAHDVIMHFPLAPTDKTMNMSPWFHRGGNYCAGPNTAFFVGAEVVTLPQFDAGLVLDSIQKYKLTYVIGAPTNLERLADEQEARPRDLSSLRGMVTMGAPLDRAAALRYQNTLTKRIANGYGTTEAFWNTYLRPDDLPDAAGAAGRACLDDDVAVVKVYKDRIAGPDDHAEKNGHEIGEVIMRSVKSGYAYMHNPDEEAEKFRDGWVYPGDLASWDENEIVTIIGRKDDMIISGGENVHPVQVEEVLAGHSGVADSIVVGLPDEEWGEVVVAYVQPRAGALTDAAAAAIELDAFCKSSVSLAHYKRPRRYTFVESLPYTATGKKQHFVLKQQAPADAAAGAFVTP from the coding sequence TTGAGCATCACTGAGAACGCCCGCGCCGAGTCCGGAATCGCGCAGCGCAACACCGAATACGATCCGAGCGCGCTGCAGTCTGTGTTCGAGAGCCACTTCACCTATGCGGCGGCGTTCGAACGCAACACTCATCGCTACGGCAAACGCACCGCGATCACCGATCCGCCGACCGGCCGCTCCTGGACCTACGCCGAACTCGGTCAGGTGACCGGCAACCTGGTCGCCGGCCTCGCAGCCCGCGGCGTCGGGGTGGGCGACATCATCGCGTATCAGCTCATGAACACGCCCGAGTTCGCGTTCCTGTACGTGGCCGCACAAGGGCTGCGAGCCGTCAGCTCACCGATGAACTTCAGGCTCGCCCCCGCCGAGACCGCGCACATCCTCAACGACTCGAAGCCCGTCGTGTTCGTCTACGACACCGCTGCGCGAGCGGATGTCTCCGCCGCCCTCGGCCTCGCAACTCACGCCCCGCGCATCCTCGCCGGTGTCGGCGCAGGCGAGCTGATCCCCGGATCGATCCACTTCGACGAGTTGCTCGCCGACGACGCGCCGAGCTTCCGCGCACCGGAAGGCGCCAGCGTCTGGGATGAGACGAGCCGCCTGTACACCTCCGGCACGACCGGCATGCCGAAGGCGGTGCCGCTGACAAGCCTGAACGAGGTGCTCACAGCACACGATGTGATCATGCACTTCCCGCTCGCCCCGACCGATAAAACCATGAACATGTCACCGTGGTTCCACCGCGGCGGCAACTACTGCGCGGGGCCGAACACCGCCTTCTTCGTCGGCGCAGAAGTGGTCACGCTGCCGCAGTTCGACGCGGGGCTCGTGCTGGACAGCATCCAGAAGTACAAGTTGACCTACGTCATCGGCGCGCCGACCAACCTGGAGCGGCTTGCGGATGAGCAGGAGGCGCGCCCGCGTGACCTCAGCTCGCTGCGCGGCATGGTCACAATGGGGGCGCCGCTCGATCGGGCCGCCGCGTTGCGCTACCAGAACACGCTGACCAAACGCATCGCGAACGGCTACGGAACCACTGAGGCGTTCTGGAACACCTACCTGCGCCCCGACGACCTTCCGGATGCCGCCGGTGCAGCCGGCCGCGCCTGTCTCGACGACGACGTGGCCGTCGTCAAGGTCTACAAAGACCGCATCGCGGGGCCGGATGACCACGCGGAGAAGAACGGGCACGAGATCGGCGAGGTCATCATGCGCTCGGTGAAGAGCGGGTACGCCTACATGCACAATCCGGATGAGGAGGCGGAGAAGTTCCGCGACGGCTGGGTGTATCCGGGAGATCTCGCCAGCTGGGACGAGAACGAGATTGTCACGATCATCGGCCGCAAAGACGACATGATCATTTCGGGCGGCGAGAACGTGCATCCGGTGCAGGTTGAGGAAGTACTGGCCGGGCATTCGGGGGTTGCCGACAGCATCGTCGTCGGACTTCCGGACGAGGAGTGGGGCGAGGTCGTCGTCGCGTACGTGCAGCCCCGCGCCGGGGCGTTGACGGATGCCGCTGCCGCCGCAATCGAACTTGACGCGTTCTGCAAGTCCAGCGTTTCGCTCGCGCACTACAAGCGGCCGCGGCGGTACACCTTCGTCGAAAGCCTGCCGTACACGGCGACCGGCAAGAAACAGCACTTCGTACTCAAGCAGCAGGCGCCGGCCGATGCTGCTGCCGGAGCCTTCGTCACGCCGTAG
- a CDS encoding ROK family protein has protein sequence MTPLPRELALAVDIGGTKVDAALVSADGALRTASRHRVATGPTATREQLTAAVGTVVTAALASLTPADALIGVGIGSAGPISLTDNSISPLNLPQLAGFRVSEFVQRLVGDARVTLRLDGTCIALAEHWLGATRGIDNSMAMVVSTGVGGGIILGGHVLAGDSGNAGHIGQLQLAARKAGQTSAASSLENLAAGPHTVTWAQSQGWTGATGEDLAADYAACVPVAIKAVRRSTTAVGEAIASAASLLDLRHVAIGGGFANVAPDYIELVLATIHECAILDYARAVAVTRSGLSGEGPLIGAGALVHRRDLL, from the coding sequence GTGACACCACTCCCCCGCGAACTCGCGCTCGCCGTCGACATCGGCGGCACGAAGGTCGACGCCGCCCTCGTCTCAGCGGATGGCGCGCTCCGCACCGCGAGCCGCCACCGCGTCGCGACCGGACCGACGGCCACCCGCGAGCAACTGACGGCCGCCGTCGGTACCGTCGTGACCGCCGCACTCGCGTCGCTGACTCCGGCTGACGCACTGATCGGCGTCGGAATCGGCTCTGCCGGTCCAATCTCGCTGACCGACAATTCGATCTCCCCGCTGAATTTGCCGCAACTGGCCGGATTCCGCGTCAGTGAGTTCGTGCAACGGCTGGTCGGAGATGCCCGGGTGACGCTGCGACTGGACGGCACCTGCATCGCGCTTGCCGAACACTGGCTCGGAGCAACGCGCGGCATCGACAACTCAATGGCGATGGTCGTGTCGACCGGAGTGGGCGGCGGCATCATCCTGGGCGGGCACGTGCTCGCAGGCGACTCCGGCAACGCCGGCCACATCGGCCAGCTGCAGCTGGCAGCGCGGAAAGCGGGCCAGACCAGCGCCGCATCGTCGCTGGAAAACCTCGCTGCGGGCCCGCACACCGTCACGTGGGCGCAGAGCCAAGGCTGGACCGGCGCCACCGGCGAAGATCTCGCCGCGGATTACGCGGCCTGCGTGCCTGTCGCCATCAAGGCGGTGCGCCGGTCGACCACGGCCGTCGGCGAGGCCATCGCCAGCGCGGCAAGTCTGCTCGACCTGCGGCATGTAGCCATCGGTGGCGGCTTCGCCAACGTCGCACCGGACTACATCGAACTTGTGCTCGCCACAATCCACGAGTGTGCCATCCTGGACTATGCGCGCGCCGTAGCCGTCACCCGCTCGGGCCTTTCCGGAGAAGGCCCGCTGATCGGCGCCGGGGCACTGGTCCACCGGCGCGACCTGCTCTGA
- a CDS encoding S1C family serine protease — protein MDSNETPQGPTPQQPWRAPTPTPVAAAMAPKKHLSRGAIVALGACTAALVGISAVGGVLTFTSLVARASAASQAQKDHNQFEQALYGGQNGSSGSGSGSGLSSGGNGSGFGYSGGSGSTGSSGVAATTAQSSGIVLINTVLSYQQAEAAGTGMVLTSNGEILTNNHVVAGATSISVTVASSGKTYTANVVGTDATDDVAVLQLSGASGLTTAKLDSSGNVQTGDSVTGVGNAGGTGTLTAAAGSVTALDQTITTQAEGAAASETLNGLIQTDADIQAGDSGGPLYNASGSIVGIDTAASSGTAQTEGYAIPISSALTIAKQIESGNASDTVSIGYPAFLGIEVGSSASSGSGQGGFGSQGGFGSQGGFGSQSGSDSLGGNSDQSVAGAPVAGVINGGPAAGAGIVAGDTITALNGATIGSASDLTQALSGYKPGQSVTVTWTDASGASHSASLTLATGPAA, from the coding sequence ATGGACTCAAACGAAACCCCTCAGGGTCCGACACCACAGCAGCCTTGGCGTGCGCCTACGCCCACGCCGGTCGCTGCCGCAATGGCACCCAAGAAGCACCTGAGCAGGGGTGCGATCGTCGCGCTGGGTGCGTGCACTGCCGCACTCGTTGGAATCAGCGCGGTCGGTGGCGTCTTGACCTTCACCTCGCTGGTTGCGAGGGCGTCGGCAGCCAGCCAGGCGCAAAAGGATCACAACCAATTCGAACAGGCGCTTTACGGCGGGCAGAACGGTTCCTCCGGCAGCGGTTCGGGTTCCGGTTTGTCATCCGGCGGCAACGGCAGCGGGTTCGGATACTCCGGCGGCAGCGGCTCGACCGGGAGTTCCGGCGTTGCGGCAACGACCGCGCAGTCCTCCGGCATTGTTCTGATCAACACGGTGTTGTCGTATCAGCAGGCCGAGGCGGCAGGAACCGGCATGGTCCTCACCAGCAACGGTGAGATCCTGACCAACAACCACGTCGTTGCCGGTGCCACGTCTATCTCGGTCACGGTCGCCTCGAGCGGAAAGACCTACACCGCCAACGTCGTCGGCACGGATGCGACGGACGACGTCGCCGTGCTGCAACTGTCCGGCGCCTCAGGCCTCACGACCGCGAAGCTCGACAGCTCGGGGAACGTACAGACCGGTGACTCGGTCACTGGTGTCGGCAACGCGGGCGGAACGGGGACGCTGACCGCGGCTGCGGGCTCAGTGACCGCGCTCGATCAGACGATCACGACGCAGGCGGAGGGGGCCGCGGCATCCGAAACGCTGAACGGTCTGATTCAGACGGATGCCGACATTCAGGCAGGCGACTCAGGCGGGCCGCTGTATAACGCGTCTGGTTCAATCGTCGGAATCGACACGGCGGCATCGTCGGGCACCGCGCAGACGGAAGGGTACGCGATTCCGATCTCGAGTGCATTGACGATCGCTAAGCAGATCGAGTCTGGAAACGCTTCGGACACCGTTTCGATCGGATACCCGGCGTTCCTGGGGATCGAGGTCGGGTCCAGTGCAAGCAGCGGTAGCGGCCAGGGCGGTTTCGGATCGCAAGGCGGCTTTGGGTCGCAGGGCGGCTTCGGATCGCAGAGCGGCTCCGATTCGCTCGGCGGGAATAGCGACCAGAGCGTCGCGGGCGCACCCGTTGCCGGTGTCATCAACGGAGGGCCTGCCGCGGGTGCGGGCATTGTGGCCGGCGACACGATCACGGCGCTCAACGGTGCGACGATCGGTTCAGCGAGCGATCTGACCCAGGCTCTGAGCGGTTACAAGCCCGGTCAGAGTGTGACAGTCACCTGGACGGATGCCTCGGGCGCCTCGCACAGTGCGAGCCTCACCCTGGCAACCGGCCCGGCTGCGTGA
- a CDS encoding SHOCT domain-containing protein, with amino-acid sequence MLRRMGRPGLIGTMARTAVIAGTATAVSGGIRDKQQAGAQQHAAAAEQAAAAQQAEIQAQVQLATDQAQQAAAQAAAAAAAPIQDDMLTQLAKLGQMHQAGLINDAEFTAAKAKLLGI; translated from the coding sequence ATGCTACGACGTATGGGGCGCCCAGGACTCATCGGTACGATGGCTCGCACCGCCGTGATAGCAGGCACCGCGACCGCAGTATCGGGAGGCATCCGGGACAAGCAGCAGGCGGGTGCTCAGCAACACGCAGCAGCAGCCGAGCAGGCAGCAGCAGCGCAACAGGCCGAGATCCAGGCGCAGGTGCAACTTGCCACCGATCAGGCACAGCAAGCGGCGGCACAAGCGGCGGCGGCCGCGGCTGCACCGATTCAGGATGACATGCTGACGCAGCTGGCGAAGCTGGGCCAGATGCACCAGGCCGGCCTGATCAACGACGCGGAATTTACCGCGGCAAAGGCCAAGCTTCTGGGCATTTGA